The Archangium primigenium genomic interval CCGGGGGACGCCTGTCCCAGATGGACCTGGGGGCGACCCTGGGAGGCGCGTTCGTGAAGGACCGGTTGTACTTCTTCGCCGGGGTGGCGCCGGGACTCGGCTGGACCTCCTCACCGGGACTGGCGCTCGAGTCCCCCGTCCCGCAGGCCCTCGCCCGGCTCACCTACGCCCACGACGCCCATCACCACCTCTCGCTCTCGCTCGTCACCAGCGCGGCGCGAGCGAGTGGCGCGGAGCCGGTGGGCGCGGAGGGGCTCACCACGCTCTCGTCCCTGCGCTACCGGGGCTTCGACCTGGGCGGCCATCTGTTCACCGAGGCGAGTCTGGGATGGACCTGGCAGAGCGCCTGGCGGACCCCGGGCGGGCTGCGACGTCAGCAGGCCCAGATCCAGGCCACCTGGTGGGCGCCCTTCCACCTGACGCTTCAAGCCGGGGCGAGCGCCGACCGCGCGAGCACGGAGGACTACACCAGCACTCGCGCGGGTGGCTTCCTCCAGGCCAGCATGGATGTCCTGCGCGGGCTGACGGTGAACGCGGGCGCACGCTACGACGTGCAGTCCGTGAACGCCTGGAAGCAGGGCACCTCCTTCTCGGTGGGGCAGGGGGTGTCACCCCGGGTGGGGCTCGTCGCGGACCCCCTGCGTGAGGGCCGGATGCGGCTGTTCGCGCACTACGCGAAGTATCAGGGGCCGCTGCTGCTCGGACTGCTCGCGGCCCTGCCCGGGTCGGGCGTCATCGACCCGAAGCTCACGGCGCCCGCGTCCCACGAACTCCTCGCGGGCGCCGAGTACGAGCTGTGGCTCCGGAGCCGGATCGGCTTGAGCGCCTCACGCCACTGGCTGGACACGGACCTCGCGCACGTGCGGGGCCCGGACGGCGTCGTGCTGCTGGGCAATCCGGGCCAAGGGCTGGCGACGAGCGTGCCCGCGGCGTCACGCACCCGGGACGCCCTGTCGCTCTGGCTCGAGCGGCCCTTCTTCATGCGCTGGTCGGGATGGCTGCTGCGGGCGAGCTATACCTGGGCGCGTCTGTCTGGAAATGACCCGGGGCCCTTCGTGCTGTCCGACGTCGGAGCCGGAGGCCTCGCGCCTCGGTTGGTCTCGGACGCGCTGCCCGGAGACGCCTCGGGGTTCCTGCCCCTGGACCGCACGCACACGGTGCGCCTGCTCGCCGCGCGGGAGTTCGAGCTGTCGAACTCCTGGTCCACGAGCCTGGGCCTCGCGTATCGGGGCCGCTCGGGCACGCCGCTCGATCCGACGGGCGCGGAGCGGACCCCCTGGGAGCACGACGTCGATGCGCGGTGGGTGGTGGGGTACGCCCGGCCAAGCCGCGCCGCGCTGTCCTTCTCCCTCGAGGTCTACAATCTGCTCGGCCTCGAGGACGCCCGGGCCCCCCGTCAGGGGCGCCTGGGCGTCCGGTATGACTTCTGAGGCGCTCAGGGCCGGTAGTCGTAGAGGATGCCGTCCTCGGTCGCCGCGAAGATGACGCCGCCCTTGCTGCTCAGGGAGCGGATGCGGCCGGGCACGAGGGCGCGCGGCGTCCACCGCAGGCCATCGAAGTGGTACAGCCGCGTGCCGGCATACTCTTGCTGCGGCACCGCCATCCACATGTCCGCCGCGCCCGAGCCCGCGAGCAATCCCACCGGCAAGTCGTGAGGGAACTCCCCGGCGGACTGGAAGGTGCGCCCATCCCACCGCAGGACCCGCACGGGCGCCTCGTCGGAAGAGTCGAGGGCGTCCAGGATCCAGACATTCGAGGGAGAGGTGCCCGACACGCGCCGGAAGTGGTGACCGGCCTGCTCGTACACGGACGTCCAGCTCTGGCCATCCCAATGCAAGACGAGGCCGACCTCCTCGCCTTCGCCGGAAATGTTGCTGGTCGGATACCAGCCCACGAGCCACACGTCATCCGGGCCGCTGCCCCAGATGTCCTGGAGGATGTAGGTGGGCCGGATGTGGGGGAGCAACCCGCGCGTCCAGGTCGTGCCATCCCAACGCCAGACCGAGTAGGTGTTTTCCAGGGGCGGCACGCCCACGACGAAGGCGGCCGTGGGGCTCGCGGCCCAGCCGAACAGGAGGGCGTCCGAGATAGGCGGGGCGTTGCTCCACGTCTGACCATTCCACTGGATGAGCGGCACCTCGCCCCATTGAATGCTCCAGATGTTCTCCGGTGATGTGCCGAAGGGACGGCCGTAGGTGCGTCGCGGCTCACTTCCCTGGCTGCTCGCGCTCCAGCGCGACCCATCGAAGGCGAGCCGGGTGCCGGAGAGCGTCAGGCCCCAGGCGCGATCTCCCTCCATCGCGCCGACCGTGGACACGCGCAGCCAGGTGGAGGCCGTGAGCCGCCAGCGCTCCCCATCGAAGCGCACGAGCCCGTGCTCCTCGGAGAACCCGAAGAGGATGCCCGAGCCGCTGCCCCAGACGCGATGGGGAGACCGGGTGCGGCACACGCGCGTCCACTTCGAGCCATCGAAGTGCAGCACGCCATTGAGCCAGACGTCCGTGGGCCCCGTGCCCCAGAGCGCGCTGAAGTGCTCGTAGTCCAGGTCGCCCAGGCCCTGGAAGGTCCGCTGGGCCGTCCAGCGCTGTCCGTCCCAGTGCGAGCGGGTGGAGCTGACCGAGCCGTAGTCCTGGTAGAGCCCCCCCACGACCCAGATGTCGTCGGGCCCGCTGGCCCACACATCCCGGGCCCCCTTCACGCCACAGTCCGTCCGCGACCACGTCTGGCCATTCCAGCGCTGGCAGACATCACCGCCCGCGGCCAGCGCGTCCTGGGGACCCAGGGCCCAGACATGGGTGGTGAAGGGCGTGCCGTCCGCGTGCGACTCCGGCTCGACGGGCGTCCAGCCGGGCGTCTCGCGGAGGGTCTGGCCATCCCAGTGCAGCGCGAGGTTGGGGCCCACGAGCCAGACATCCTCGGCGGAGGTGCCGGACACGCCGGTCAGATCCTCCCGCGAGGTGAAGTCCAGACGGCGCCAGCGCGTCCCGTCCCAACGTGACACCACGCCCTCGGCGCCCACGGCCCAGACATCCCGCGAGTTCGCGCCCCAGACGGCCTGGAGGCGTTGGTAGCCGGGCAGCTCCACCTGGCGCCACGACGAGCCCTCCCAGTGCAGCGCCAGGCCATTGCCCACGGCCCAGACATCGTCGTCGCCGAAGCCCCACAGGTCGGTGACGCTGTCGCGGCCCATGTAGCCGTTGCTCGTGCACCAGCCGCCGTAGCACTGGCGCACGCCGCGCACGCCCCCACTGATGGGCTCCAGGTCCGCGATGGGCGCCAGGCCGGTGCAGGAGGCCAGGGCCGGCGGGGTGGCACACGTGTTGGGCGAGCCCTCGGCGGCGCCGCACTTCTGCGAGCCCGAGCACGTGCCACAGTCGAGGGTGCCGCCACAGTTGTCCGTCACGAGGCCACAGAACCGGCTGCTGCCGAGTCCACCGCAGGACGACTGGGGAGTGCACGTAGCGGGAGGAGCGCAGGCGCCACAGTCGAGCATGCCGCCGCAGCCATCGGACACGACCCCGCAGAGGCCGCTGCCCGACGCGCAGGTGTGCGGCGCACAGGAGGAGGGAGGCGCCTCCGGGGAGGGCGTGACGGGAGTTGGCGGTGCCTCCGTGACGAGGGGTGGCGAGACGTCCGGCGCGCGGGGCTCCTCCACCGTGCTTCGGGTGCAACCCAGTACGGCGCTCAATCCCAGTGCGATCCACAACCCTCGCATATGTGTCCCTCTCCGGCCCGGTGGGCAGGGTAGGGACGGGTCATGGAGGGCGGAAGCTCACGTGTTCAATTCCTGTCGGCCCTATCCCACGAGCGCTCGCGGTGGAGCCGGGCGCGCAGGGACGCGACGACCTCGGGGTGCCGGTCGGAGACCTCGTCGCGCTCCTCGGGGTCCGCCTGGACGTCATACAACTCCACGCGCAAACCCCCGGGCGTGGGCAACTCCAAGAGCTTCCAGCGGCCCAGGTAGAGGCCCCGGTGTTTGGCTTTCTCCACCGTCGCCTCCCACTCGGGCTTGAGGTGGATGTCCCCCGTGCCCTTGTCCACCGTCATGCTCTCGTAGAGCCAGGGATAGGGCAGGCGGTAATCCTGGTAGCGCTGGCCATCCCGGTCGGAGAACCAGATGTCCGTCTCCAGCAGCGCGGGCAGGTCCTCCACCTCCGGCACCGCGCCGCCCGGCACGAGTTGCGCGGCCAGCGAGCGGCCCTGGAAGCGCGCGGGCGCGGGCACGCCGAGCAATTCCAGCACGGTGGGCGCCACGTCGATGGCCCGCGCGCGGGTGGGGAGCGTGCGGCCCTCGGCCACCTGGCCCGGCCAGCGCAGGATGAAGGGCACCCGCAGCGCCTCCGAGCCCCACAGGTGCTCGCCATGGCCGAGGCCCCGGTCGCTCTCCTCCAGGTGCTCGCCGTGGTCCGAGAGGATGACCACCAGCGTGTTGTCCGCGAGCCCCCGCCGCTCCAGTTCCTCCAGGGTCCGCCCCACGAAGGCATCGAAGGCGAGCACGCCCGCGTCGTAGTTGGCCACCAGGGCCGCCACGTCCGAGGGCGTCGGGGGCGCGGGCGCGGGCTCCATCTGGGGCGTGGCCCCGAAGCGCCAGGGTCCGCGCTCGCCCGGCGCGAGGAAGCGGCCCTCGTACGGGTGGGGCGCGGCGTAGGGAAAGTGTGTCACCGAGGCGAAGACGAGCAGCGCGAAGGGCGCCTCGTCCCGCTGGAAGTCGTCCAGCGCGCGCCGGGTGCTCGCCGCGAGCGGGCTCGTATCCGTGAGCTCGGGGAACTGCTGACGCTCGGGGAAGAAGGCGGGCACGAGCGCCGTCCAGGGCAGGAGCGTCACCTGGGTGATGAGCATGCGCTGGCGGATGAGGTCCGGGAAGTTGAAGGCCGGGGCCTCCACGTGCGCGAAGCCCAGGGGCAGGCGCGAGAAGATGTCCCCCGCGTAGTCGGACAGCACCGCCGTGCGCCAGCCGGCCTCGCCCAGCGCGGTGGCGAGCGTGGGGAAGGAGGCGGCACGGGCCTCGGGGCCCACCATGGTGTGGCGGATGGGATGCTGGCCCGCCCACTGGCCGCTGAGCAACGTGGTCCACGAGGGGCCCGTGCGCGGAATCTGGATGAGCGTCTGCTCGAACTGGCTGCCCTCGCGCAGCAGCCGATCGATGTTCGGCGACGTCGGCCGGGGATAGCCATTGCCCGAGAGGTGATCCGGCCGGAGCCCGTCCGAGGCGAGGATGAGCAGGTTGGGCCGGGAGCGCGTCGGCGCCGCGACGGGGGCGGGATTCCACGCGAGGAGCAGCCCCGCGACCACCGCGCCCACCACCATCACGCCCAACGGGCGCGCGAGCCGCCGTCCCTCCCACGCGGGGTCACGGTGGGCGAGCACGCGCCAGCAGGCCAGGACAGGCCCCGAGGCGACGAGCAGCAAGGCCCCGGCGCGCCAGGGCGCGGGCTCGGTGCCGCTGACGCGCAGCAGCACGGCCTTCGTCCAGGCGGCCCGCTCGTAGAGCGTGGCGGCATACAGGTGCGGGTGCTGGGCGATGTCCCCCAGACAGGCGAGCAGCGCGAGGACGAGGCTCGCGCCGAAGACGCCCAGGAACACCCGGGCGCGCCGCTCGGCCCGCGCGCCCCACGCCCCCAGACCGAACAGGAGCCCCGCGAGCAGCCCGAGCACCGTGTGGGCCGTGAGCAGCCGCGCCACCTGCCGGAGCACGTCCCCCCGGAACTCGCGCCACACCAGGGCCGTCAGGTCGCTGTTGGCGTTGCCCTGGTAGCCCAGCTGCATGTTGAACACGGCGCACAGCGTGTAGAGCCCGAGGAAGGCACACAGGCCGCCTCGGCAGGCCCAGAGCAGCACCCGGGTGAGGGGCAGGGGAGTCGAGACGCGCATGTCGCCCCACACCTTGCGCATCCAGGGAGCGAGCGGGCACCCCCGAGGGGGGCGCTTTCCGCCCAATGTATAATAATTGCCTAATCTGGTTTGTTTTGACTTCCGGGGTTGCGGTGGTTGACTTGTCACGTGGTGAGCAGTGCCGCCGCGTGCCGTTTCCCCCTCGGTTCGCCGCTCCAAGACAGACAAGGACCCCCCATGATGAGTCGTCCCGTTGTTGGCCGTTGGGCTCGCGTATCGCTGTGGGTGTTGACGGGTTGCGCCGGGTCCGCCTGGGCCGAGGCGCCCACGGCGCCCACGGCCTCGGCGGGCCTGGCGGTGGACATCCCGCTGCCGCCGCCCTTTCCCGGACCGACGAACGAGCCGCTTCCCACCGACGAGCCCATCGTGCCGGTGGAGGAGCCACCCGAGCCGCCCGCGGCCGCCACCTGGGCGCCGCTGACCTGGGCGAACGAGCAGCCCGGCCAGTACAACTCGGACGTCTACCGGTGGCTGGACGCGCGGGGCGAGCCGCGCGCGGCGGTGCTCACGCGCAACACCGGCATGGACCCGGGCGGCAGCCACGGCGGCATGCTGCGGCAGTTCCGCTACCGGGTGGGCCAGCAGGAGCGGGTGTCCACGGGCACGGGGGCCAGCTCCGGCCCGGGCTGGGTGTGGAACGGCTGGGGGTATGTGGTGAGCCACGGCGGGGATGGCTCGGTGCGCACGTCTTCGAACATCCCGGGCAACTACCGCCAGGTCTTCCTGGGCCGGCACCACGCGGTGCACGAGTTCACCTGGCAGATTCCCATCGGCGGCATCCCGGTCAAGACGACGGTGCAGTGGTTCTTCGCCACGGGGCGCGACCACCCCGTCTACGCCGTCACCTTCGACAGCAGCGCCGCGGGCCCCGGGGGCATGAACTTCAGCGCGGACTCGCGCACGCCCTACGGTGACATCGCCTGGGACGGGGATGGCACGCAGGCCTGGGTGGATGGCGTGAAGTGGGGCGACAAGCGCCGCTTCTTCTCGCGCGACGAGCCGCTCACCGCCCAGAGCAAGTGGGACTACACGCAGCTCAACGTGGTGCCCTACGCCGGGGCCTGGTCGCGCTCGGCCGACGCGGAGATGGGCATCGTGCAGACGCTCGACTGGATGCAGCACAACACGGGCGGCACCTGGTTCCACAACAACTGGGGCCACGTCTCGGAGAACCGCGCCGAGTCCGACGTCTTCGGCTCGTGGATGATGCCGCCCAACTGGAACTGGCCCTACCAGCTGTGCCAGTACGAGATGAGCGACACCCAGCCCACGCGCAGCAAGCGCCTCGCCTGGGGCCTCATGTACGGCGCCGTGGGCAGCGCGTCCTACTACGGCTACGGCTACGAGAGCATGGGCGTGGGCCACCCCTACCAGAGCTACTCGGTGTTCATGGTGATGGGCCGCCAGAGCGCGGGCACGGTGGACACGCAGGTGACCGAGGTGGAGCGCCTGCTCGGCTCGCGCCTGACCGCCACGCAGGGCAGCGTGGTGGCCCAGGGGCCGGGCGGCGTGGGCCGCACCGACACCGTGAACTACGCGCTGTCCGGCTACAACAGCACGTACGGCGTCCACGAGCTCCAGGCCGCCTCGGGCGGGGCCTTCTCCGTGACGCTCAACGCCGCCGCGGGCACGCTCAAGAACCCCACCTTCCTCGTGCGCGGCCTGGACGCGGTCCCCGCGCGGCTGACCCTGGACGGCGTGACGCTCCAGGCGGACGCGGACTACTTCGCCTCGTATGACGCCAGCACGCGGCGGGCGTGGCTCACGCTGCGCCGCGACTGGACGGGCGCCCACGTCCTGGCCACCGCGCCCTGAGCGCCCGGGCCCGTCACCGCACCGCCGGGGGGGAGGCGGTGATGGGCCCCACGTAGAAGACGCCGTGGTAGCCGTCCCGGCTGCGCTTGCCGAACAGGTGCACGAAGAAGCGGTCCCCGTTGTCCTTGCCCTTGGCCGGGCGCTCGCCACACGCGAGCTTCTGCCGGGCGCCCTCCACCGAGCAGATCCACGCCGTGCCGCTCGCGTAGGCCACGTCCAGCCCCACCACGGTGGGGTGTGCCTGGGCCACCCGCGCGCCCATGGGCTGGAAGTCCTTGTCCCAGGGCACGCCCCGCGTGGTGCGCGCGTGGATGTTGCCCGTCACCACCAGGAAGAGGCGCTGGGGCTCCGCCTGGAGCCGCGCGAGCACCGTCCCGGCCATCCGGTCCTCGTGGGGCTGACCCTTGAGCAGCGGGTGGTCGAACGCGAACACGTCCACGTCCTGGCCCTGGGCCCGCAGCCGGCGCAGCTGCTCCAGCACGTTGACGATGGCCTCGCTGCTCCGCCCGTCCGCGTAGGGGTTGCGCCAGAAGTCCGCCTCCATGAGCCGGGCGAGATCCTCCGGCATGCCCGCGCTGCGCACGAACGCGGCCACGCGCTCCTGGTGCTCCACCGGCAGCTCCAGGCCCACCGTCACCGGCAGGCCATTGGACGCGCTCTGGCAGGCCGCCTGGGCGACGAAGCGGGGCACCTCCTGGGTGCCGTGCAGCTCCCCCAACAGCAGCACGTGGCCCGCCTTGGCCTGGGCGTACAGGCCGATGATGGACTGTCCGCACTCCACCGCCAGGGACGGCGGGGGCACGGGCGGCGACAGGGTCTGGGTCTGGGTTTTCGGGGCCGCCGTCTCCTGCTTCGCGAGCAGGGGCGCCACCGCCCGGTGGACCTTCCACTCCATCACCAGGTCGCGCGAGCTCTGGGCCGAGCCGTTCATGATGGCGATGTCGCCCACGGGCTTGTCCGTGTTGTCCGCCAGATCCTCGATGCTCAGCATCGAGCCCCCGGGGCCGCCGCTGCCCCCGCCACCCGCCGAGCCCACGGCCCGGCTGATGCCCCAGTCCAGCTCGCGGCCCGCCCGGGACAGCGTCTGGTTGGCGCTCCGGGTGACGCGGATGACCCACACCTTGGCGCGGGTGGGCGTCTCGCGCTGGCCCACCACGAGGTAGCGGTGCCAGAAGCCCGCCACCCGCGAGCCGCCGAACTCCTCGCGCCACTCCGTCTGGAGCCGGAAGTTGCCCGTGTCCTCGCGGAAGGACAGTCGGTTGTCGGTGAAGAACTGGCGGACCCCGGGCCAGATCTCCTCCAGGGGGGCGTCGTAGACGGCCTCCTCCTCCGGAATCTCCAGCTCCTTGAAGCCCGCGGCGCACCCGCAGGCCAGCGAGACGAGTCCCACGAGCACGACACTCCACATCCGCATCTGGGCTGCCCTCCCGGCGGACATGTCCGCTTGGACCCGGGAACGTCCGGCGCGGGCCGACATATCGGGGCGGCGTTCGAGCGGACGAGCGAAGGGCACACACCTCCCCGCCTCTCCTGGGGGGGCGCATCCCTACCTTTGACGTGGAACGTTCTTTTCCCCAGGAGGCGGTATGGCGCGCGAGGTGAAGGGGCCCAGGGTTCGTTACGCGGTGGTGGGGGGAGGCTCCATCTCCCAGATGGCCTTCATGCCGGGGATCGCGCGGACGCGGAATTCGGAGATGACCGCGCTCGTGACGGGGGACCCGGTCAAGGCGGACCGGCTGGCGAAGAAGTACGGGCTGAAGAGCTATCACTATGACGACTACGCGAAGCTCCTGGCCTCCGGGGAGTGCGACGCCGTCTACGTGGCCACGCCCAACCACCTGCACACGCCCTACGTGATTCCCGCGCTCGAGGCGGGCATCCACGTGCTGTTGGAGAAGCCCATGGCCACCAGCGAGGCGGACTGCCAGGCGATGCGGGCGGCGGCGAAGAAGTCGGGCGCGAAGTTGATGGTCGCCTACCGGCTGCACTTCGAGCCGGGCACGGTGGAGCTCATCGAGCGGGTGCGGGCCGGGGAGTTCGGCCGCGTGAGCCTGTTCAACTCGACGTTCTCTCAAATGGTGCGTGAGTCCAACCACCGGGCGCACAGCGGCTACTGGGCGGGACCCGTGCCGGACATGGGGCCCTATCCCATCAACGCCGTGCGCAACCTCTTCGGCGCCGAGCCCATCGAGGTGCGTGCCACGGGGCTGCGCATCTCCGAGCGGCACATGAACTTCGACGATGTGGTGTCCGTCACGCTCAAGTTCCCGGGGGAGCGGCTCGCCCAGTTCGTGGTGAGCTACAGCCACAGCAC includes:
- a CDS encoding Gfo/Idh/MocA family protein, whose amino-acid sequence is MAREVKGPRVRYAVVGGGSISQMAFMPGIARTRNSEMTALVTGDPVKADRLAKKYGLKSYHYDDYAKLLASGECDAVYVATPNHLHTPYVIPALEAGIHVLLEKPMATSEADCQAMRAAAKKSGAKLMVAYRLHFEPGTVELIERVRAGEFGRVSLFNSTFSQMVRESNHRAHSGYWAGPVPDMGPYPINAVRNLFGAEPIEVRATGLRISERHMNFDDVVSVTLKFPGERLAQFVVSYSHSTSQRYELVGDKGSVEVSPAYMYGPDQGIAYRTVIGGNKDQRSHRPTEQFGGETEYFSQCVLENRDPEPDGEEGWLDVRVLAAVERALTTGEPQKLQAYERARRPVRAQVRTLEPVKPPELINTEEPSE
- a CDS encoding TonB-dependent receptor, which translates into the protein MRALVLGLLLAATGAWARERLSGTVRDAETGQPLPDVVVTATSPNLQGEAVGVTDVQGVYRFEALPEGRYTLRFDGEAFKPLSRYDVAVTEAASLLDVELRVETELSYIYVHPCGPPVVDIGSTETGWADEAGREFYRLLPVSPPTAPGARVRSFDSLVGLPPGLQDESAGVSIRGASFFENPYVLDGLFLQDPVLGLNPLPLSVELLQDLPRILSGGHQAGRVNGLGGVIEVTTPEGSNELHGSVFGTWTPGGRLSQMDLGATLGGAFVKDRLYFFAGVAPGLGWTSSPGLALESPVPQALARLTYAHDAHHHLSLSLVTSAARASGAEPVGAEGLTTLSSLRYRGFDLGGHLFTEASLGWTWQSAWRTPGGLRRQQAQIQATWWAPFHLTLQAGASADRASTEDYTSTRAGGFLQASMDVLRGLTVNAGARYDVQSVNAWKQGTSFSVGQGVSPRVGLVADPLREGRMRLFAHYAKYQGPLLLGLLAALPGSGVIDPKLTAPASHELLAGAEYELWLRSRIGLSASRHWLDTDLAHVRGPDGVVLLGNPGQGLATSVPAASRTRDALSLWLERPFFMRWSGWLLRASYTWARLSGNDPGPFVLSDVGAGGLAPRLVSDALPGDASGFLPLDRTHTVRLLAAREFELSNSWSTSLGLAYRGRSGTPLDPTGAERTPWEHDVDARWVVGYARPSRAALSFSLEVYNLLGLEDARAPRQGRLGVRYDF
- a CDS encoding sulfatase; this encodes MRVSTPLPLTRVLLWACRGGLCAFLGLYTLCAVFNMQLGYQGNANSDLTALVWREFRGDVLRQVARLLTAHTVLGLLAGLLFGLGAWGARAERRARVFLGVFGASLVLALLACLGDIAQHPHLYAATLYERAAWTKAVLLRVSGTEPAPWRAGALLLVASGPVLACWRVLAHRDPAWEGRRLARPLGVMVVGAVVAGLLLAWNPAPVAAPTRSRPNLLILASDGLRPDHLSGNGYPRPTSPNIDRLLREGSQFEQTLIQIPRTGPSWTTLLSGQWAGQHPIRHTMVGPEARAASFPTLATALGEAGWRTAVLSDYAGDIFSRLPLGFAHVEAPAFNFPDLIRQRMLITQVTLLPWTALVPAFFPERQQFPELTDTSPLAASTRRALDDFQRDEAPFALLVFASVTHFPYAAPHPYEGRFLAPGERGPWRFGATPQMEPAPAPPTPSDVAALVANYDAGVLAFDAFVGRTLEELERRGLADNTLVVILSDHGEHLEESDRGLGHGEHLWGSEALRVPFILRWPGQVAEGRTLPTRARAIDVAPTVLELLGVPAPARFQGRSLAAQLVPGGAVPEVEDLPALLETDIWFSDRDGQRYQDYRLPYPWLYESMTVDKGTGDIHLKPEWEATVEKAKHRGLYLGRWKLLELPTPGGLRVELYDVQADPEERDEVSDRHPEVVASLRARLHRERSWDRADRN